Proteins encoded together in one uncultured Desulfosarcina sp. window:
- a CDS encoding pyruvate carboxyltransferase: MTEYDYWKIFPRMPKKVTLGDITVRDGFQHLEKFVSTRAKIFYAEEMIFAGCRNIEVTNLGNPYLMPQFSDAEEVLAHLRSDRFKARCKKRGVDPDELTITAVTIREPSVDRAIELAKKGVGPDRCLMMVSTEEEHHFANSGTTLPAYWKECESAIRKCRDAGLKMCGTVSTIWGSPIAGATELKDAVEFTKRWLEIGATDIEHADHDGSASAPEVYRYFSMILDEIPDTSLHIAHFHETKRVASASVLAALQAGICHFEGTLGGMGGQPANFLDDCPVPGTGEYYYEDPRYVGLTCLEDMLVQIDEMGIEHGYDVDRVLWLGRQMERTVGHRLRSEAVINGRTLKEGHLKFARPGLKKFKEKFGESAGQNIPAEWGEKAVLPERYQP; the protein is encoded by the coding sequence ATGACCGAATACGACTACTGGAAAATATTTCCGCGAATGCCTAAAAAAGTGACCTTGGGGGACATCACCGTCCGGGATGGATTCCAGCACCTGGAAAAATTCGTATCCACCCGGGCCAAGATTTTCTACGCGGAAGAAATGATTTTTGCCGGCTGCAGGAATATCGAGGTGACCAACCTCGGCAATCCCTACCTGATGCCCCAGTTCAGCGATGCCGAAGAGGTGCTGGCCCACCTGCGCAGCGACCGATTCAAGGCCCGCTGCAAAAAACGGGGCGTCGACCCGGACGAACTCACCATCACTGCGGTGACCATTCGCGAGCCGTCTGTGGACCGGGCCATCGAACTGGCCAAAAAGGGCGTGGGGCCGGACCGCTGCCTGATGATGGTTTCCACCGAGGAAGAGCACCACTTCGCCAATTCCGGGACCACCTTGCCCGCGTACTGGAAAGAGTGCGAAAGCGCCATCCGCAAATGCCGGGACGCCGGTTTGAAAATGTGCGGTACGGTCAGCACCATCTGGGGCAGCCCCATTGCCGGAGCGACCGAACTCAAGGATGCCGTGGAGTTCACCAAACGGTGGCTGGAGATCGGCGCAACGGACATCGAGCACGCCGACCATGACGGCAGCGCATCGGCACCGGAAGTTTACCGCTACTTTTCCATGATTCTGGACGAAATTCCGGATACGTCCTTGCATATCGCCCATTTCCATGAGACCAAACGGGTAGCCTCGGCCTCGGTGCTGGCTGCCCTGCAGGCAGGCATCTGCCATTTCGAGGGCACCCTGGGCGGTATGGGCGGTCAGCCGGCCAACTTCCTGGATGACTGCCCGGTGCCCGGCACGGGCGAATACTACTACGAAGATCCCCGCTATGTCGGTCTGACCTGCCTGGAAGATATGCTCGTCCAGATCGACGAGATGGGCATCGAGCATGGATACGATGTGGACCGGGTGTTGTGGCTGGGGCGCCAGATGGAGCGCACCGTCGGGCACCGGCTGCGAAGCGAGGCAGTGATCAACGGCCGGACCCTAAAAGAGGGGCATCTGAAATTCGCCCGACCGGGATTGAAAAAATTCAAGGAAAAATTCGGCGAATCGGCCGGCCAGAATATTCCTGCCGAATGGGGGGAAAAGGCTGTGCTGCCGGAGCGCTATCAGCCGTGA